CGGACTTCTTCTACCCTCCGCGGCCGGAGCTGAACGGACTGCTCAAGGACCATGGTGTGCTCGCGATCGAGATGGAGACGAGCGCGTTGTACACGCTGGCGGCGCAGTACGGTCGGCGCGCACTGTCGATCTGCACCGTCTCGGACCACATCATCAACGAGAACCAGACAAGTAGCGACGACCGCGAGCGTACGTTCGCCGACATGGTCGAGATCGCACTCACCGCCATGCTCGGCGTACCCATCGACGGCTGAGCGACACAGCGTCACTCCGCCGCGAACAACGCTTCCAGCTCCGCACGACCGCGAGGCTTGTCGAGGGTGACGACCTGATCGAGGCGTACGTAGTAGAACGTCGCGCGCACCTTCGACTCGGGGACGTCGTGCAGCTGCGCCCATGCCACGCGATACAGCTCCAGCTGCAACGGATCGGCATTCGGGGTACGGCTCGTCTTCCAGTCGACGACCTCGTAGCCGTCGCCGTCGCGATACACCGCATCGATGCGCCCGCGAAGCACCTGGCCACCGATCCGCAACGAGAACGGCGCCTCGACCGCGTACGGGATGCGGGTGGCGAACGGGCCGTCATCGAACCTCTCGATGAGCTCCAGCAGCTCCTCGCCGTCGTCGATGTCGGCATCGGCGCGGCCGGGAAGATCCATCGGATCGAGCAATGCCTGCTGACCGAGGCGCGACTCGACCCAGGCATGGAAGCGGGTGCCGAATCGAGCGGCCGAAGACGGCTCTCTCGGCATCGGCCGCGCGAGATCACGTGCAAGACCTGCGGGGTCTTCGACAACGCGTTGCGCCGCGGTCACCGACAATCCGCTCGGCAGCGGCACCTCGATCACGTCGCGCCGCCGAAGGCGTGCCTCCTCCAGGAGGACTTCTATGTCGGCATCGAGGGCGTGCAGTGCGGCCAGCTCTCGGTGCGCCTCGGGCTCCGGCGAGTCGACCGGAATCGGGAGCTGCGGTGTGCTCATCGCATCGCGCACCTCTGCGGCAACGCGGCGGCGACGATCGACGACCTGCACCGGTAGCTCGCCCGGCCAGGCAACCGACGACCGGGCCGCGATCAACGGGTTACTTGCCTCTGCGCCATCGTCGCGCGGATCGGATGCCCAGACGAGCGGCTCGACGTCACGACCGGCCAGCCAGTCGCGTACGTGCTCGAGGTACGTGCTCGGGCCGCGCGGCTCGAGCTGTGTGCGCCCCCACCAATGACCGCTGACGACCAACGTGTGCTTGGCGCGGGTGAACGCGACGTACGCGAGGCGGCGCTCCTCGACCTGGGCTTGGGCGCGGCGGGCCTCGTTGTACGCCTTGACGCCGTTGGTCGACCACTCCTCGATCGCGGGTTGGGTTGCCGCGTCGCCGCGGAGCTCGGCCGGCAGCTCACGTGCAGTGAAGAGCCCTGCCTCCCGGCCCTTGCCGGACGGGAACACCTTGTGGCTCAGGAACGGGACGAGCACGGTGTGCCACTCCAGCCCCTTCGCCTTGTGCGCGGTCAGCAGCTTGACCGAGTCGCTGTCGCTGGGTGCGGCCACGTCGAGGCCACCGTTGTACTCCGCCTCTGCGCGGAGGTACGCCAGAACTCCGGTCAACGACGCGCTCGGCTCATTGCCGGCGAACTCGGCGATGGCCTCGATCAGCATCGCGATGTTGTCGCGGCTCTGCTGACCGCGAGCGCCCGGCTGCACCGCCAGCTCGACGTCGAGGTCGAGCGCCGTGATCGCGCGGCGTACGAGGTCGACGAGGGGCTCGCCGACGTGTGCGCGCATCCTGGCGAGTAGCCGGGACAGCTCGGCGAATCGCTCACGGGCCTCCGGCGAGTAACCGAGGTCGCCCGGATCGTCGAGTGCGTCGGCCAGTGACAACACGTCAGCGGGGTCGACGCCGTCGGTCGCGCGGTCGAGCGCGGCCTGCAGGTCTTCCTCGCCGACCGGCGGTCCGCCGGCCACCAGCTGACGCGCGCGCTTGCCGAGCAGCGCGAGGTCGCGTGGGCCGATACGCCAACGCGCGCCGGTGAGCAGCCTGAGCAGTGATGGGTTGGCCGTCTGCGAGTCGACGATGTCGAGCACCGCGAGTACGTCGGCGACCTCGGGCTGTTCGAGCAGGCCGTCCATGCCGACGACCTCGACCGGGATCTCCGCAGTCTGCAGGGCGACCGTCAACGCGCCGATCTCCTCGCGGGTGCGTACCAGAATCGCGATGTCGGACCACCGCAACGACTCCCGCGCCCTCGCGTCACGCACCTGCTCTACTGCCCAGTCGATCTCGTCGACAACGGTCTCGAGGCACGCGGCGACGATCGCGCCATCGGGAGCGTCGGGCTTCGGCTCCAGCGGACGCACGCTGTCTGTCTCCGCGTAGAGCGGCGCGGCCAGCGAG
The sequence above is drawn from the Nocardioidaceae bacterium SCSIO 66511 genome and encodes:
- a CDS encoding ATP-dependent helicase; this encodes MTGVTEGDHVSQGASDEAPLRVLLRDEAHLCDVLGIPFSSQQLAAITAPLDKPSAIIAGAGSGKTTVMAARVVWLVGRGIVAPDAVLGLTFTNKAAAELAVRIRAALGLLADDAGIHGFLDELGEPTVSTYHAYAGALLSEHGLRIGFEPDLRIVSDASRFQRAAQAIQSHRGPIANLTTWMPTIVNDLVHLDGQLNDHLVPIDELLAYDEKYAHELDVENSTRKRPLKAVTDALTTTAKRAELAAVIAEYRETKSRDAVMDFSDQMARGAILADRSPEVSADQRARFAVVLLDEYQDTSVAQRLMLQGLFSGATPEEGRGHPVTAVGDPCQAIYGWRGASADNLVGFLDHFPTVDGGRGLLLNLTVNRRCSSGVLDVANSLAAPLYAETDSVRPLEPKPDAPDGAIVAACLETVVDEIDWAVEQVRDARARESLRWSDIAILVRTREEIGALTVALQTAEIPVEVVGMDGLLEQPEVADVLAVLDIVDSQTANPSLLRLLTGARWRIGPRDLALLGKRARQLVAGGPPVGEEDLQAALDRATDGVDPADVLSLADALDDPGDLGYSPEARERFAELSRLLARMRAHVGEPLVDLVRRAITALDLDVELAVQPGARGQQSRDNIAMLIEAIAEFAGNEPSASLTGVLAYLRAEAEYNGGLDVAAPSDSDSVKLLTAHKAKGLEWHTVLVPFLSHKVFPSGKGREAGLFTARELPAELRGDAATQPAIEEWSTNGVKAYNEARRAQAQVEERRLAYVAFTRAKHTLVVSGHWWGRTQLEPRGPSTYLEHVRDWLAGRDVEPLVWASDPRDDGAEASNPLIAARSSVAWPGELPVQVVDRRRRVAAEVRDAMSTPQLPIPVDSPEPEAHRELAALHALDADIEVLLEEARLRRRDVIEVPLPSGLSVTAAQRVVEDPAGLARDLARPMPREPSSAARFGTRFHAWVESRLGQQALLDPMDLPGRADADIDDGEELLELIERFDDGPFATRIPYAVEAPFSLRIGGQVLRGRIDAVYRDGDGYEVVDWKTSRTPNADPLQLELYRVAWAQLHDVPESKVRATFYYVRLDQVVTLDKPRGRAELEALFAAE